A section of the Bombus terrestris chromosome 2, iyBomTerr1.2, whole genome shotgun sequence genome encodes:
- the LOC100651239 gene encoding apoptotic protease-activating factor 1 isoform X5 produces MEINYMKQLQNCLEELQPNEYIVLHGMKGFGKSSLTASTLKNSKFIRNIFYNEVYWIKFGHKRSVDEDILIQLNRLYHLVKNLEILPDSYKPESLKDSLIHFLQDYFSRAKHCNALLILDDVCDKKIIDTFDFECKTLVITADLDVVLEKRPCVIEMNDGFTEAETLGLFAKVLDTEVERLPVEAKLINQECKGMPLLIAMFSAQFEEFKHDMKLHSKRWRYYLDSLRNKDEKNHVIKKFLEKQEAIFNMCIDQLPLEMKEHYEELVIFREDVNITPQTLEILWGGSPFQVEEMMLDLCHKSLAAKQWNAELRSYIYGVHDLLLCHLRKRFSEGELVEMHKSLIEKYRKYCNGNFSKLPADNYSYSYIGYHLEQAKLYDEFPNIYLDFDFIQQAIIHSGLNNLLIDLNNYKKYITKNYDRVYEMRLIDLGKFLEEQSSVIAEHRRKNCLDIVQIALSHPYEGYVKDTATQLAKERSKYLYIFHAKKLRHMDMPLSEEVLTKVHTLCFTCDPNLILIGTGRGEIFLWDTFYKRQKVFTGHDKNSCIKKIIISNEGDCFLSLDDHGVVKLFRLFDDENYKQNNVAVLSPRQKQSFWSGIFTSKIPHDDSSVVFSVPGEVILDMTFAHDSSSVAACTNKGTIRIWDRRGNILSDPGRSPQSNLKNVAFTMGSNLLHVMDEIHGFLISYCKYGEEYTYISSYNVDLQKKKIILFCSVPEQNNSLFIVTEEKAVYVKWFRSQNHIHSYNKQTRASVENEKTVYVCASLTNDGRYIVLADSSGFINIWNTDVGHQPIATYRSRVSSLDTYWLKEEGCHIICGSENQLLHKWKLPVEGTSTSIRKHLFDAKVQNFGDAPDTIVTETLSNTIITLVDDNKIAETEPINAKINNLILYAEKIIYVTDKGIVNIFNIRSKENIPVLNFTSNVELVEILDMKRDHNSDILVCRGTDNNLKVWENVKLTYLIEDAGYIIAIHKVDKECVVTVTRNGIITIWNINGTNWVRVDIVKNLDSVSIYSCLSYHKSFLAVLNENGDVVLYKLQQNTMSLPAYIKIIEYFRKRYTQKLTCCEISQNDKYLAIGFEDGDISIIDTSTSEEINKLSFHTSSVTQLRWAPSVIKVPILLSVSSDELVWWNIALALYIRKPKWPSIRINRSISTPSVGVKGNITPNMSTSQSIDSCIFNMQNQVEDKDTKSDIDKETKFWKFKEGKNPNKPALLGVVELPSNFFAKVCISTDFTKFVTVDIYGSVSTFTLCGYN; encoded by the exons ATGGAAATCAATTAT ATGAAACAGTTACAAAATTGCCTAGAAGAATTACAACCTAATGAATATATTGTACTGCATGGTATGAAAGGTTTTGGTAAATCATCTTTAACAGCTAGCACATTAAAGAATagtaaatttataagaaatatattttat AATGAAGTATATTGGATCAAATTTGGACATAAGCGTTCAGTTGATGAAGATATATTAATTCAACTTAATAGACTATATCACCTTGTTAAGAACCTGGAAATATTACCAGATTCATATAAACCAGAATCTTTAAAGGATTCGTTGATCCACTTCTTGCAAGATTACTTTAGTAGAGCAAAACATTGTAATGCTTTGTTAATTTTGGACGATGTTtgtgataaaaaaataattgacaCATTTGATTTTGAATGCAAAACATTAGTGATTACAGCCGATCTTGATGTTGTATTGGAAAAGAGACCTTGTGTCAttgaa atGAATGATGGATTTACTGAAGCAGAAACTTTAGGTCTGTTCGCTAAGGTGTTAGATACAGAAGTGGAACGACTTCCTGTAGAAGCAAAACTAATTAATCAAGAATGTAAAGGGATGCCTTTATTAATAGCAATGTTTTCTGCACAATTTGAAGAATTTAAACATGATATGAAGTTACATTCAAAGAGATGGAGATATTACTTGGATTCATTAAGAAATAAGGATGAAAAAAATCA tgtaattaaaaaattcttggaGAAACAAGAAGCCATTTTTAATATGTGTATAGATCAATTACCTCTTGAAATGAAAGAACATTATGAAGAATTAGTTATTTTTAGAGAGGATGTTAATATAACACCGCAG ACATTGGAAATTTTGTGGGGAGGATCTCCTTTTCAAGTTGAAGAAATGATGCTTGATCTATGCCATAAATCGCTTGCTGCTAAACAGTGGAATGCAGAATTACGAAGTTACATTTATGGCGTACATGATTTATTACTTTGCCACCTACGAAAAAGATTTTCAGAGGGTGAATTAGTAGAAATGCACAAGTCATTGattgaaaaatatcgtaaatattgtaatggtaatttttcgaaattaccgGCGGATAATTACAGTTATTCCTATATTGGATACCATTTGGAACAAGCAAAATTATATGATGAGTTTCCTAATATATATTTAGATTTTGATTTCATTCAGCAAGCAATAATTCATAGTGGCCTAAATAATTTATTGatcgatttaaataattataaaaaatatattaccaaAAATTATGATCGAGTATATGAAATGCGTCTTATAGACTTGGGAAAATTCTTAGAAGAACAATCAAGTGTTATAGCAGAACATAGGCGTAAAAATTGTTTGGATATAGTACAAATTGCTTTGAGTCATCCTTATGAAGGATATGTTAAAGATACTGCCACTCAACTTGCAAAAGAAAGATccaagtatttatatatatttcatgctAAAAAATTAAGGCACATGGATATGCCATTGAGTGAAGAAGTATTAACGAAAGTACACACGTTGTGTTTTACGTGTGATCCAAACCTAATTTTAATTGGAACCGGAAGAGGTGAAATATTTTTGTGGGATACCTTTTACAAGAGGCAAAAAGTTTTCACTGGACATGACAAGAATTCTTGCATAAAAAAGATTATCATATCTAATGAAGGAGATTGTTTTTTATCGCTAGATGACCATGGTGTCGTGAAACTTTTCAGACTTTTTGATGAcgaaaattataaacaaaataatgttGCTGTATTAAGTCCAAGACAAAAACAGTCTTTTTGGAGTGGAATTTTTACAAGTAAAATTCCCCATGATGATAGTTCAGTAGTATTTTCTGTTCCTGGTGAAGTTATATTGGATATGACATTTGCACATGACAGTAGTTCTGTTGCAGCTTGTACAAACAAAGGAACAATAAgg ATTTGGGATCGTCGTGGAAATATATTATCAGATCCTGGCCGTAGCCCTCAaag TAACCTTAAGAATGTAGCGTTTACAATGGGAAGTAATCTGCTTCATGTAATGGATGAAATACATGGTTTCCTAATATCGTATTGTAAATATGGAGaagagtatacatatatatcatcaTATAATGTAGATttacagaaaaagaaaattatcctTTTCTGCAGTGTGCCAgaacaaaataattctttattcATTGTTACTGAAGAGAAAGCTGTATATGTAAAATGGTTTAGATCACAAAACCATATACATAGTTACAATAAGCAAACAAGAGCAAgtgttgaaaatgaaaaaactgTTTATGTTTGTGCTAGTTTGACTAATGATGGTCGGTACATAGTCTTAGCCGATTCCAGtggttttataaatatatggaATACAGATGTTGGACATCAGCCAATAGCTACTTATAGAAGTCGTGTCTCCTCCTTGGATACATATTGGTTAAAAGAAGAAGGATGTCACATTATTTGCGGTAGTGAAAATCAATTACTTCATAAGTGGAAACTTCCAGTAGAAGGAACTAGTACTTCAATAAGAAAACATTTATTTGATGCAAAAGTACAGAATTTTGGTGATGCTCCGGATACTATCGTTACGGAAACTCTGTCAAATACTATTATTACATTAGTTGATGATAATAAAATAGCAGAAACTGAACCTATtaatgcaaaaataaataacttAATTCTTTATGcagagaaaataatttatgtcaCTGATAAAGGCATTGTCAATATATTTAACATAAGGAGCAAAGAAAATATACCTGTATTAAACTTTACGTCTAATGTGGAGTTAGTTGAAATTTTAGATATGAAAAGAGATCACAACAGTGATATACTCGTTTGTAGAGGAACTGATAATaacttaaaa GTGTGGGAAAACGTAAAACTAACATATTTAATTGAAGATGCAGGATATATTATTGCAATTCATAAAGTTGATAAAGAATGTGTAGTAACAGTGACTAGAAATGGTATAATTACAATTTGGAATATTAATGGCACAAATTGGGTGCGAGTGGACATAGTGAAAAATTTAGATTCAGTTAGTATTTATAGTTGCTTAAGTTACCACAAAAGTTTTCTAGCTGTGTTAAATGAAAATGGAGATGTTGTTCTCTATAAATTACAACAAAATACAATGTCATTGCCGGCatatatcaaaataattgaatattttagaaaaagatATACCCAGAAATTAACATGCTGCGAAATTTCGCAAAATGATAAGTATTTAGCTATAGGTTTCGAAGATGGAGATATTTCT ATTATTGATACATCAACATCGGAAGAGATAAATAAATTGAGTTTTCATACAAGTTCTGTTACTCAGTTACGTTGGGCTCCATCTGTAATTAAAGTCCCAATTTTGCTTTCTGTAAGTTCCGATGAATTAGTTTGGTGGAACATTGCTTTAGCTCTATACATACGTAAACCGAAATGGCCATCAATACGAATAAATCGCAGCATTAGTACTCCTTCCGTTGGTGTAAAGGGAAATATTACTCCAAATATGTCTACTAGTCAAAGCATAGACTCGTGTATCTTCAATATGCAAAATCAGGTAGAAGATAAAGATACTAAGTCTGACATAGATAAAGAAactaaattttggaaatttaaagagGGTAAAAATCCTAACAAGCCAGCCTTATTAGGTGTTGTCGAGCTACCTTCGAATTTTTTTGCTAAAGTATGCATATCTACCGATTTTACTAAATTTGTTACAGTTGATATATATGGATCTGTTAGTACTTTTACATTATGTGgatataattaa
- the LOC100651239 gene encoding apoptotic protease-activating factor 1 isoform X4 translates to MGTPTLPPISPLTVVREEKLQNCLEELQPNEYIVLHGMKGFGKSSLTASTLKNSKFIRNIFYNEVYWIKFGHKRSVDEDILIQLNRLYHLVKNLEILPDSYKPESLKDSLIHFLQDYFSRAKHCNALLILDDVCDKKIIDTFDFECKTLVITADLDVVLEKRPCVIEMNDGFTEAETLGLFAKVLDTEVERLPVEAKLINQECKGMPLLIAMFSAQFEEFKHDMKLHSKRWRYYLDSLRNKDEKNHVIKKFLEKQEAIFNMCIDQLPLEMKEHYEELVIFREDVNITPQTLEILWGGSPFQVEEMMLDLCHKSLAAKQWNAELRSYIYGVHDLLLCHLRKRFSEGELVEMHKSLIEKYRKYCNGNFSKLPADNYSYSYIGYHLEQAKLYDEFPNIYLDFDFIQQAIIHSGLNNLLIDLNNYKKYITKNYDRVYEMRLIDLGKFLEEQSSVIAEHRRKNCLDIVQIALSHPYEGYVKDTATQLAKERSKYLYIFHAKKLRHMDMPLSEEVLTKVHTLCFTCDPNLILIGTGRGEIFLWDTFYKRQKVFTGHDKNSCIKKIIISNEGDCFLSLDDHGVVKLFRLFDDENYKQNNVAVLSPRQKQSFWSGIFTSKIPHDDSSVVFSVPGEVILDMTFAHDSSSVAACTNKGTIRIWDRRGNILSDPGRSPQSNLKNVAFTMGSNLLHVMDEIHGFLISYCKYGEEYTYISSYNVDLQKKKIILFCSVPEQNNSLFIVTEEKAVYVKWFRSQNHIHSYNKQTRASVENEKTVYVCASLTNDGRYIVLADSSGFINIWNTDVGHQPIATYRSRVSSLDTYWLKEEGCHIICGSENQLLHKWKLPVEGTSTSIRKHLFDAKVQNFGDAPDTIVTETLSNTIITLVDDNKIAETEPINAKINNLILYAEKIIYVTDKGIVNIFNIRSKENIPVLNFTSNVELVEILDMKRDHNSDILVCRGTDNNLKVWENVKLTYLIEDAGYIIAIHKVDKECVVTVTRNGIITIWNINGTNWVRVDIVKNLDSVSIYSCLSYHKSFLAVLNENGDVVLYKLQQNTMSLPAYIKIIEYFRKRYTQKLTCCEISQNDKYLAIGFEDGDISIIDTSTSEEINKLSFHTSSVTQLRWAPSVIKVPILLSVSSDELVWWNIALALYIRKPKWPSIRINRSISTPSVGVKGNITPNMSTSQSIDSCIFNMQNQVEDKDTKSDIDKETKFWKFKEGKNPNKPALLGVVELPSNFFAKVCISTDFTKFVTVDIYGSVSTFTLCGYN, encoded by the exons atggGTACACCCACTCTCCCGCCAATTTCACCATTAACTGTGGTAAGAGAGGAAAAG TTACAAAATTGCCTAGAAGAATTACAACCTAATGAATATATTGTACTGCATGGTATGAAAGGTTTTGGTAAATCATCTTTAACAGCTAGCACATTAAAGAATagtaaatttataagaaatatattttat AATGAAGTATATTGGATCAAATTTGGACATAAGCGTTCAGTTGATGAAGATATATTAATTCAACTTAATAGACTATATCACCTTGTTAAGAACCTGGAAATATTACCAGATTCATATAAACCAGAATCTTTAAAGGATTCGTTGATCCACTTCTTGCAAGATTACTTTAGTAGAGCAAAACATTGTAATGCTTTGTTAATTTTGGACGATGTTtgtgataaaaaaataattgacaCATTTGATTTTGAATGCAAAACATTAGTGATTACAGCCGATCTTGATGTTGTATTGGAAAAGAGACCTTGTGTCAttgaa atGAATGATGGATTTACTGAAGCAGAAACTTTAGGTCTGTTCGCTAAGGTGTTAGATACAGAAGTGGAACGACTTCCTGTAGAAGCAAAACTAATTAATCAAGAATGTAAAGGGATGCCTTTATTAATAGCAATGTTTTCTGCACAATTTGAAGAATTTAAACATGATATGAAGTTACATTCAAAGAGATGGAGATATTACTTGGATTCATTAAGAAATAAGGATGAAAAAAATCA tgtaattaaaaaattcttggaGAAACAAGAAGCCATTTTTAATATGTGTATAGATCAATTACCTCTTGAAATGAAAGAACATTATGAAGAATTAGTTATTTTTAGAGAGGATGTTAATATAACACCGCAG ACATTGGAAATTTTGTGGGGAGGATCTCCTTTTCAAGTTGAAGAAATGATGCTTGATCTATGCCATAAATCGCTTGCTGCTAAACAGTGGAATGCAGAATTACGAAGTTACATTTATGGCGTACATGATTTATTACTTTGCCACCTACGAAAAAGATTTTCAGAGGGTGAATTAGTAGAAATGCACAAGTCATTGattgaaaaatatcgtaaatattgtaatggtaatttttcgaaattaccgGCGGATAATTACAGTTATTCCTATATTGGATACCATTTGGAACAAGCAAAATTATATGATGAGTTTCCTAATATATATTTAGATTTTGATTTCATTCAGCAAGCAATAATTCATAGTGGCCTAAATAATTTATTGatcgatttaaataattataaaaaatatattaccaaAAATTATGATCGAGTATATGAAATGCGTCTTATAGACTTGGGAAAATTCTTAGAAGAACAATCAAGTGTTATAGCAGAACATAGGCGTAAAAATTGTTTGGATATAGTACAAATTGCTTTGAGTCATCCTTATGAAGGATATGTTAAAGATACTGCCACTCAACTTGCAAAAGAAAGATccaagtatttatatatatttcatgctAAAAAATTAAGGCACATGGATATGCCATTGAGTGAAGAAGTATTAACGAAAGTACACACGTTGTGTTTTACGTGTGATCCAAACCTAATTTTAATTGGAACCGGAAGAGGTGAAATATTTTTGTGGGATACCTTTTACAAGAGGCAAAAAGTTTTCACTGGACATGACAAGAATTCTTGCATAAAAAAGATTATCATATCTAATGAAGGAGATTGTTTTTTATCGCTAGATGACCATGGTGTCGTGAAACTTTTCAGACTTTTTGATGAcgaaaattataaacaaaataatgttGCTGTATTAAGTCCAAGACAAAAACAGTCTTTTTGGAGTGGAATTTTTACAAGTAAAATTCCCCATGATGATAGTTCAGTAGTATTTTCTGTTCCTGGTGAAGTTATATTGGATATGACATTTGCACATGACAGTAGTTCTGTTGCAGCTTGTACAAACAAAGGAACAATAAgg ATTTGGGATCGTCGTGGAAATATATTATCAGATCCTGGCCGTAGCCCTCAaag TAACCTTAAGAATGTAGCGTTTACAATGGGAAGTAATCTGCTTCATGTAATGGATGAAATACATGGTTTCCTAATATCGTATTGTAAATATGGAGaagagtatacatatatatcatcaTATAATGTAGATttacagaaaaagaaaattatcctTTTCTGCAGTGTGCCAgaacaaaataattctttattcATTGTTACTGAAGAGAAAGCTGTATATGTAAAATGGTTTAGATCACAAAACCATATACATAGTTACAATAAGCAAACAAGAGCAAgtgttgaaaatgaaaaaactgTTTATGTTTGTGCTAGTTTGACTAATGATGGTCGGTACATAGTCTTAGCCGATTCCAGtggttttataaatatatggaATACAGATGTTGGACATCAGCCAATAGCTACTTATAGAAGTCGTGTCTCCTCCTTGGATACATATTGGTTAAAAGAAGAAGGATGTCACATTATTTGCGGTAGTGAAAATCAATTACTTCATAAGTGGAAACTTCCAGTAGAAGGAACTAGTACTTCAATAAGAAAACATTTATTTGATGCAAAAGTACAGAATTTTGGTGATGCTCCGGATACTATCGTTACGGAAACTCTGTCAAATACTATTATTACATTAGTTGATGATAATAAAATAGCAGAAACTGAACCTATtaatgcaaaaataaataacttAATTCTTTATGcagagaaaataatttatgtcaCTGATAAAGGCATTGTCAATATATTTAACATAAGGAGCAAAGAAAATATACCTGTATTAAACTTTACGTCTAATGTGGAGTTAGTTGAAATTTTAGATATGAAAAGAGATCACAACAGTGATATACTCGTTTGTAGAGGAACTGATAATaacttaaaa GTGTGGGAAAACGTAAAACTAACATATTTAATTGAAGATGCAGGATATATTATTGCAATTCATAAAGTTGATAAAGAATGTGTAGTAACAGTGACTAGAAATGGTATAATTACAATTTGGAATATTAATGGCACAAATTGGGTGCGAGTGGACATAGTGAAAAATTTAGATTCAGTTAGTATTTATAGTTGCTTAAGTTACCACAAAAGTTTTCTAGCTGTGTTAAATGAAAATGGAGATGTTGTTCTCTATAAATTACAACAAAATACAATGTCATTGCCGGCatatatcaaaataattgaatattttagaaaaagatATACCCAGAAATTAACATGCTGCGAAATTTCGCAAAATGATAAGTATTTAGCTATAGGTTTCGAAGATGGAGATATTTCT ATTATTGATACATCAACATCGGAAGAGATAAATAAATTGAGTTTTCATACAAGTTCTGTTACTCAGTTACGTTGGGCTCCATCTGTAATTAAAGTCCCAATTTTGCTTTCTGTAAGTTCCGATGAATTAGTTTGGTGGAACATTGCTTTAGCTCTATACATACGTAAACCGAAATGGCCATCAATACGAATAAATCGCAGCATTAGTACTCCTTCCGTTGGTGTAAAGGGAAATATTACTCCAAATATGTCTACTAGTCAAAGCATAGACTCGTGTATCTTCAATATGCAAAATCAGGTAGAAGATAAAGATACTAAGTCTGACATAGATAAAGAAactaaattttggaaatttaaagagGGTAAAAATCCTAACAAGCCAGCCTTATTAGGTGTTGTCGAGCTACCTTCGAATTTTTTTGCTAAAGTATGCATATCTACCGATTTTACTAAATTTGTTACAGTTGATATATATGGATCTGTTAGTACTTTTACATTATGTGgatataattaa